Part of the Macrobrachium nipponense isolate FS-2020 chromosome 19, ASM1510439v2, whole genome shotgun sequence genome, GTTACCTTCAGCAGGCCCCTTATCCTTGGTTAACCGTCAGCCAGGCCCTTTCTCCTTGGGTTACCTTCAGAGGCCCTTTCTTCCTTGAGGTTACCCTTCAGCAGGACCTTCCTTCCATTGGCAGTGACCTTCCAGCAGGAACCCTTCTCCTGGTTACCTTCCAGGCAGGCCCTTGCTTCCTGGTTACCTTCAAGCAGGCCCTTCTCCTTGGTTACCTTCAGGCAGGCCCTTAATCCTTGGTTACCTTCAGCCAGGCCCTTCTCCTTGCCAGCTTACCTCCAGCAGGACCCTGTTCCTTGAGTTACCTTCAGCCAGTCCCTGTTCCTTGGTTACTTCAGCAGGCCCCTTCTCCTGGTTACCTTCAGCAGGCCCTGCTCCTTGGTTACCTTCAGCAGGCCCTGCTCCTTGGTTACCTTCAGCAGGCCCTGCTCCTTGGTTACCTTCAGCAGGCCCTGCTCCTTGGTTACCTTCAGCAGGCCCTCTCCTTGCGGTACCTCAGCAGCCCTGTTCTGTTACCTTCAGGCAGGCCCTTCCTTCCTTGTTTACCTTCAGCAGGCCCTTTTAGCTTCTGGTTACCGTTCAGGAGCCCAGGGCCCAAGGCCCTCTCCTTGGTTTACCTTCAGTTACCTCCAGCACCCTGGCCTTGTCTCCTTGTTACCTTCAGCAGGTTTTTCCCGGTTTGTTCCTTGGTTACCTTCAGCAGCTTCTCCTTGGTTACCTTCAGCAGGCCCCCCCCTCTGGTTTCCTTGGCTTACCTTCAGCAGGCCCTTCCTCCTTGGTTACCTTCAGCAGGCCCTTCTCCTTGGTTACCTTCAGCAGGCCCTGTTCCTTGGTTACTTTTCAGCAGACAACCCTCCTTGGTTACTTCTTCCAGCAGGGCCCCTTCTCCTTGTTACCTTCACAGGCCCTGCCTTGGTTACCTTTGCGGCCCTTTTCTCCTTGGTTCCTTCAGCCGGCCCTCCTTGGTTACCTTCAGCAGCCCTTTTCCTTCCGGTTTTGGCCGTTTTGGTTACCTTCAGCAGGCCCTGTTCCTTTGGTTACCTTGGCCCGTTACCTTCAGCAGGCCCTGCTCCTTGGTTACCTTCAGCAGGCCCTGTTCCTTGGTTACCTTCAGCAGGCCCTGCTCCTTGGTTACCTTCAGCAGGCCCTGCTCCTTGGTTACCTTCAGCAGGCCCTGTTCCTTGGTTACCTTCAGCAGGCCCTGCTCCTTGGTTACCTTCAGCAAGGCCCTCCCTGGATTCCATTGGTTGTTTTTTAACCCCTCCTTCAGGCAGGTGGCCCTGCTCCCCTTGGTTTACCTTCAGCAGGCCCTTCTCCTTTGGTTACCCGGTTCCAGCAGGCCCTTGCTCCTTGGCTTAGCCTTCAGCCAGGGGCCCTTCTCCTTGATTTGGTTACCTTCAGGCAGGGCCCTTTCCTTGGCTTCCTCtggtttacccccccccccccccttccccttcagcAGGGCCCTTTTCCGTCCTTGGTTACCTTCAGTAGGCCCTTCCCTTTGTTCCCTTGGCTTACCTTCAGCAGGCCCCTTTTTTTGGTCCTGGGTTACCTTTCAGCAGGACCCTGTTCCTTCTGGTTACCTTCTCAGCAGGAGGCCCCTTTTCCTTCCTACCTTGGGTTACCTTCAGCAGGCCCCTTTTATCCTTGGTTTACCTTCAGCAGGAACCCATGGCTTCCTTCCTTTTGGTTAACCTTCAGCAAGGccgcttttttctttttatccttggTTTTACCTTTCAGACCAGGGGCCATGTTCCTTGGTTGAGTAGGCAGGCCTTTTGTGGTTGCCTTTAGGCCTTTTGTCCCTTTTGTTCCATTGGTTACCTTCAAGCAGGAGGCCCATTTTGCCGCCTTGGTTACCTTCAGCAGGAGGCCCTTTTCCTTGTCCTGGTACCTTCACATGGAACGGCCCccatgttccttacttggttaaTATTCAGCAAGGCCCTTGTTCCTTCCTTGGTTACCTTCAGACAGGGCCCTGTTTCCTTGGTTAAACCTCAGCAGGGGGCCCAGGTTGGCCCCTTTGACCTTGGTTACCTTCAGCAGGCCCGTTTGCCTCCTTTGGGTATTTACCTTCAGCAGGACCCCTGTTCCTTGGGTTTACCTTCAGCAGGCCCCTTCCATGTTACCTTCAGTTAGGCCCTGGCTTTTCCTTGGTTTACCTTCAAGCAGGCCCTGCACTCCATTGGTTGGCCTTCAGTAGGCCCTTATCCTTGGTTACCTTCAAGGGCAGGCCCTTTCCTCCTTTTGTGGTTACCTTCCAGCAAGGCCATTCTTGTTCCTTGGTTACCTTCAGGCAGGCccttttgtccattggttaccttTCAGCAGGCCCTTTCCTTGGTACCTTCAGTTTTAGGCCCTTCCTTCCTTGGTTACCTTCAGCAGGCCCTTTTCCCTGTTGGTTGGTTACCGTTTCAGCAGGACCATGTTCCTTGGTTACCTTCAGCAGGCCCACTGTTCCTTTGGTTACCTTTCAGCAGGCCCTTTTGTTCCTTGGTTTACCATCAGCCCACAGACCCTGCCTTCCTTTGGTTAACCTTTCAGCCAGGGCCCTTACCGCTTCCTTGGTTACCTTCAGCAGGTCCCTTTTGTTAATGGATTACCTTCTCAGCAGGCCCTTTGCTCCTTGGTTACCTTCAGCaggcccactttttttttttccccttttccttttttgggtTTACCATTCAGGCAGAGCCCTGGTTCCTTGGTTCATATTCAGCAGGCCCTTTTGTTCCTTGGTTGGTTTACCTTCAGCAGGCCCTTTGTTCCTGGTTTACCTTCAGCCAGGACCCTGCTCCTTGGTTACCTTCAGCAAGGTCCTTGTTTCTCCTTGGTTACCGTTCAGCAAGAGGCCCTTGTTCCCCCCCTGTTGTTCCTTGGGACCTTCACGGCCATGGGGGTTCCTTAGGCCTTACCTGGTGCAGGCTTGCTGTTGGTTTACCTTCAGCAGGCCCTTCTCCATTGGTTTACCTTCAGCCAGGACCCTGTTCCTTGGTTACCTTCAGCAGGCCTTTCTCCTTGGTTCCCTTCAGGCCAGGCCCTTGGTTTCCTTGGTTAACCTTCAATCAGCAGGGCCCTCTGTTCCTTGGCGGGCTTATCTTTTCCAGCAAGGGAAGGCCCTGCTTCCTTGGTTATTCTTCAGCAGGCCTTGCTGTTGCCTTGGTTACCTTCAATCAGGGCCCTTGTTCCTTCGGTTACCATTCAGCAGGACCCCTGTTCCTTTGGTTACCTTTTCAGGCGCAGGCCATGCTTCATGGTGGTTACTTCTTGCAGGCCCTTTCCTGGTTACTCAGAAGGCCCCCTTGTCCCTTGGTTTACCTTCAGCAGGCCCACTTTCCTTTGGTTACCTTCAGCAGACTGTTCCTTGGTTATCCTTCCAGGCAGGGGGGCCCTTTTCCCTTGGTTACCCCCCCTTAGCAGGACTTTTCCTTGGTTACCTTCAGCAGGACCCATGCCTCCTTGGTTCTACCTTCAGGCAAGGGGCCCCCCTTCTTCCATTGGCGTTACCTTCAGCAGGGGCCCCTGTTCCTTAGGTTATCCTTCAGCAAGGGCCCTTGTGTTCCTTGGTTACCTTCAGCAGGCCCGTTGTTCCTTCGGTTACTCTTTCAGCAGGACCCTGTTTCCTTGGTTACCATTCAGCAGGCACCCATTGGTTCCTTGGTTTATCCGTTCAGCAGGCCCGGCCCTCCTGTTCCTTGGTTATCTTCGCAGACAGGACCCTGTTGCCTCCTTGGTTAATCTTCAGCAGGACCCTGCTACCCTTGGGAGTTACCTTCGAGGCATCCCTTTTCTCCTTTGGTTACCTCAAGCAGGCAGTGAGTTGTTCCTCTTGGTTACCTTCAGCAGGCCTCCCCCCCCCTGCTTCCTTGGTTTATCCTTCATCAGGCCCATGTTCCATTGGTTACCTTCAGGCAGGGGCCGCTGGTTCCTTGGTTATCTTCAGCAGGACCCTGTTTCCTTGGTTACCCTTCATCCAGGCCCTCCTTTGTTCCCTTGGGTTATCCCTTCAGCAGGCCCTTGTCCTGGTACCTTCCTCATGGCATTGTCCTTTGGTTTATCCTTCCAGCAGGCCTTGGTGCTTCCTTGGTTTACCATTTCAGCAGGCCCTGTTTCCATTTGGTTTTTATCCTTCAGCAGGCCCCCCCTGTTCCTTCCTTGGTTACCTTTCAGCAGGCCCTGTTCCTTGGTTGGGTTTACCTTTCAGCAGGGCCTGTTTTCATTGGTTATCCTTCAGCAGGACCCCCTTTCTCCTTGGTTTACACTTCAGCAGAGCCCCTGCTCCTTGGTTACCTTATCAAGCAGGGACCCTTGATTCCCTTTGGTTACCCTTCAGCAGGCCCAGTTTTTTGTGCCTTGGGTTACCTTCCAGCAAGGGCCCTTTTGCCGCTTTCCTTGGTTACCTTCAGCAAGGCCCTCCCTTATCCTTTTGGTTACCTTCAGCCAGGCGCCCTGAATGCCCTTGGTTACCTTCAAGCCACGGAGGCCCTGGTTCCCTCCTTGGTTACCTTCATCAGGCCCTGTTCCTTGGTTATCTTCAGCAGGCCTGTTCCTTGGATTACCAGCAAGGCCTTGCTCCTTGGCCCCTTACCTTCAGCAGGCCCTGTTCCTTGGGTACCTTCTTGCAGGCCCTGTTCCTGGTTACCTTCAGCAGACCTGTTCCTTGGTTACCTTCAGCTTGGCCACCCTTTTCTTGGTTACCTTCAGCAAGACCCTTCTCCTTGGTTACCTTCAGCAGACCCTGCTCCTTGGTTACCTTCAACAGACCCTGTTCCTTGGTTACCTTCAGCAGGCCCTTTTCCTTGGTTACCTTCAGCAGGCCCCTTTTTCAATTGCCCGGTTACTTCAGCAGGCCCTTCTCCATTGGTTACTTCAGCAGACCCTGTTCCTTGGTTACCTTCAGCAGGCCCTTCTCCTTGGTTACCTTCAGCAGACCCTGTTCCTTGGTTACCTTCAGCAGGCCCTTCTCCTTGGTTACCTTCAGCAGGCCCTGTTCCTTGGTTACCTTCAGCAGGCCCTTCTCCTTGGCCCTTGGTTACTTCAGCAGACCCATGATCCTTGGCCCTTACCTTCAGCAGGCCCTTCTCCTTGGTTACCTTCAGCAGACCCTGTTCCTTGGTTACCTTCAGCAGGCCCTTCTCCTTGGTTACCTTCAGCAGACCCTGTTCCTTGGTTACCTTCAGCAGACCCTGTTCCTTGGTTACCTTCAGCAGGCCCTGTTCCTTGGTTACCTTCAGCAGGCCCTGCTCCTTGGTTACCTTCAGCAGGCCCTTCTCCTTGGTTACCTCAAGCAGGCCCTGTTCCTTGGTTATCTTCAGCAGGCCCTGTTCCTTGGTTACCTTCAGCAGGCCCTGTTCCTTGGTTATCTTCAGCAGGCCCTGTTCCTTGGTTACCTTCAGCAGGCCCTGTTCCTTGGTTACCTTCAGCAGGCCCTTCTCCTTGGTTACCTTCAGCAGGGCCTTTTTCCTTGGTACCTTCAGCAGGGCCCTTTTCCTTGGTTACCTTCAGCAGGCCCTTTTCCTTGGTTACCTTCAGCAGGCCCTTCTCCTTGGTTACCTTCAGCAGGCCCTTTTCCTTGGTTACCTTCAGCAGGCCCTGTTCCTTGGTTACCTTCAGCAGGCCCTTTTCCTTGGTTACCTTCAGCAGGCCCTTCTCCTTGGTTACCTTCAGCAGGCCCTGTTCCTTGGTTACCTTCAGCAGGCCCTGTTCCTTGGTTACCTTCAGCAGGCCTGTGCTGGTTACCTTCAGCAGGCCCTTTCCCTTCCTTGGTTTGGTTACCTTCAGCAGGCCCTGTCCTGGTTATATTCAGCAGGCCCTGTTCCTTCCTTGGTTACCTTCAGCCACAGGGCCCTTCTCCTTGGTTACCTTCATCAGGCCCTTTTTCCTTGGTTACCTTCAGTCAGGCCTTCTCCTTGGGATTACCTCAAGGGCAGGCCTTTGCTCCTTGTTACTTACAGTTCAGCATGGCCCTTCTGCCTTTGGTTACCTTCAGCGGCCCTTTTCCCTTGGGGTTCCCCCCCCCTCAGCAGGCCCCCTTCTTCCTTGGTTTGTTTACCTTCAGGCAGGCCCTTTTCCTTCCATTGGTTACCTTCAGCAAGGTCCCTTCTTCCTTGGTTTACCTTCAAGCAGGCCCTTTTCCTTGTTTTACCTTTGCAGTCCCTTTTCCTGGTTACCTCTTCAGCAAGGCCCTTCTTGGTTACCTTCAGCAGGCCCTTGTTTCCTTTGGTTGACCTTCAGCAGGCCCCCTTTTTGTTCCTTTGGATTACCTTTCAGCAAGGCCCTTTTGCCCTTGGGTTCACCTTTTCAGCAGGCCCTTTTCCTCcttggttgttttttttgtttttttaccttcAGGCAGGGCCCTGGTTCCCTTGTTACCTTCACAGGCCCTGTTTCCTTGTTACCTTCAGCCAAGGGCCCCCCTGTTCCTTGGTTTACCTTCAGCAGGTCCCCTTTTCCTTGTTACCTTCCAGCGGCCCTTGTCCTTTGGTTACCTTCAGCAGGGCCCTTTTCCTTGGTTACCGGTTCACCTTAAGGCCAGGAGGGCCCCCCCCCTTGCGTTCCTTGGTTACCTTCAGCATGGCCCTTCTCCTTGGTTT contains:
- the LOC135212181 gene encoding anti-sigma-I factor RsgI-like; the encoded protein is MRLTKNKASGKVTKEQGLLKVTPRNKGLLKVNQGNQGLWKGNKEGKGLLKVTKPRKGKGLLKVTSTGLLKVTKEQGLLKVTKEQGLLKVTKEKGLLKVTKEKGLLKVTKEQGLLKVTKEKGLLKVPRKKALLKVTKEKGLLKVTKEQGLLKVTKEQGLLKITKEQGLLKVTKEQGLLKITKEQGLLEVTKEKGLLKVTKEQGLLKVTKEQGLLKVTKEQGLLKVTKEQGLLKVTKEKGLLKVTKEQGLLKVTKEKGLLKVRAKDHGSAEVTKGQGEGPAEGNQGTGPAEGNQGEGPAEGNQGTGSAEGNQGEGPAEGNQGTGSAEVTNGEGPAEVTGQLKKGPAEGNQGKGPAEGNQGTGSVEGNQGAGSAEGNQGEGSC